In a single window of the Pontibacter russatus genome:
- a CDS encoding DUF1569 domain-containing protein, with the protein MKHSIFEQGIKQGLFERVDRLQPDTKGKWGKLRVEQMVRHLSEANGMAFADIPMPDRSNLLTRTLFKWMFLSNIKPPGREEGNIRTFPEVDVVQLGTVVEDLEAEKVRYKNSVERLLAAPHLHPTHTAFGKMTREDWGLLAYAHADYHLTQFGV; encoded by the coding sequence ATGAAGCACAGCATCTTTGAGCAGGGCATCAAGCAGGGGCTGTTCGAGCGCGTGGACAGGCTGCAGCCAGATACAAAAGGGAAGTGGGGAAAGCTGCGCGTGGAGCAGATGGTGCGGCATCTGTCGGAGGCCAACGGCATGGCCTTCGCAGATATACCGATGCCGGACAGGAGCAACCTGCTTACCCGCACGCTGTTCAAGTGGATGTTCCTGAGCAATATAAAGCCGCCTGGGCGCGAGGAGGGAAACATCAGGACCTTCCCGGAGGTGGATGTGGTGCAGCTCGGGACGGTGGTGGAGGACCTGGAGGCAGAAAAAGTGAGGTATAAAAACTCCGTGGAGCGCCTTCTGGCTGCCCCGCATCTCCACCCCACGCACACGGCTTTCGGTAAAATGACCCGGGAGGACTGGGGGCTTCTGGCCTACGCGCATGCCGACTATCACCTAACTCAGTTTGGCGTTTGA
- a CDS encoding tetratricopeptide repeat protein, whose amino-acid sequence MSTISKAVQVLEEQLQAATDPIAQVDLLNSIAYEARHTDTDLSLQKSGQALELAEKASYQKGMGHALLNRGFAEVVLANYSAAYQTLQKAAAIFETLQDEQGRAHVFYNLGLVYRGIGDFGQALEAFQQSLVLRQSLGDRSGEAACQMQLGYLYMQSGNIEEAGNRYRKSLAIQRQLNDRAGIAAAQMGTAIIQQKMQQFGEAEANLLESLAIRKELGEMHGWLVSLHYLGEFYLERDRPEQAEKYLMEALELSKQHSNPFPANLCRLYTCLARLYIKGERYLEAIQYLQQALQNAEKANLKYLLYDIHLALSDAYRKLGDYRSALASYEKYHVCKEETINLSASTKLKNLELLNQIETGKKEAEIHRLRHVELKEAYDQLKEAQSKLVQSEKMASLGELTAGIAHEIQNPLNFVNNFSEVSLELLQELREERQNPSRDPAVEEDLLTHVEQNLAKIFFHGKRADSIVKNMLEHSRASGGEKRPIELNALAEEHLRLAYHGLRAKDKDFNAKLETCFDPQLGRVEVAPQEIGLVLINLFNNAFYAVQQKMRQACPGYQPLVQVSTRRYEDHFEIKVRDNGTGIPESVMKKIFQPFFTTKPTGYGTGLGLSLSYDIITKGHGGELLVESEEGSYTEFTVKLPLVAAPAGSGEDET is encoded by the coding sequence TTGAGCACCATCAGCAAGGCCGTTCAGGTGCTGGAGGAGCAACTGCAGGCCGCCACAGACCCCATTGCGCAGGTTGATCTGCTCAACAGCATCGCGTACGAAGCCCGCCATACCGACACGGACCTGTCGTTGCAGAAGAGCGGCCAGGCGCTGGAACTCGCGGAAAAAGCCTCGTACCAGAAAGGGATGGGCCATGCGCTCCTGAACCGGGGATTTGCTGAAGTGGTGCTGGCGAATTATTCGGCCGCTTACCAGACGCTGCAGAAAGCCGCCGCCATTTTTGAGACGCTGCAGGATGAACAGGGGCGGGCGCATGTGTTTTATAACCTGGGGCTTGTATACCGGGGCATCGGCGACTTTGGACAGGCGCTGGAGGCATTTCAGCAGAGCCTCGTTCTGCGGCAGTCGCTGGGCGACAGGTCGGGCGAAGCCGCCTGCCAGATGCAACTGGGCTACCTGTATATGCAGTCAGGCAACATTGAAGAAGCAGGCAATCGCTACAGGAAGAGCCTTGCCATTCAAAGGCAGCTGAACGACCGGGCCGGAATTGCCGCCGCGCAGATGGGCACCGCCATCATTCAGCAGAAAATGCAGCAGTTTGGGGAAGCGGAGGCCAATCTGCTCGAAAGCCTGGCTATCCGGAAGGAACTGGGCGAGATGCACGGGTGGCTGGTTTCCTTGCATTACCTCGGCGAGTTTTACCTGGAGCGGGACAGGCCGGAACAGGCGGAGAAATACCTGATGGAAGCCCTGGAGCTGTCTAAACAGCATTCCAATCCTTTTCCGGCTAACCTCTGCCGGTTATATACCTGCTTGGCCAGGCTATATATAAAAGGGGAGCGATACCTGGAGGCCATCCAGTACCTGCAGCAGGCGCTGCAGAACGCCGAGAAAGCAAACCTGAAATACCTGTTGTACGACATCCACCTTGCCCTGTCTGATGCATACCGGAAACTCGGGGACTACCGAAGCGCACTCGCGAGTTATGAAAAGTACCATGTGTGCAAAGAGGAAACCATCAACCTCTCGGCCAGCACTAAACTGAAGAACCTGGAGCTGCTCAACCAGATAGAGACCGGAAAGAAGGAGGCGGAGATACACCGGCTGCGCCACGTGGAGCTGAAGGAGGCGTACGACCAGCTGAAAGAGGCGCAAAGCAAATTGGTGCAGTCGGAGAAGATGGCCTCGCTCGGGGAGCTCACCGCGGGCATCGCCCACGAGATTCAGAACCCGCTGAACTTCGTCAACAACTTCTCGGAGGTCAGCCTTGAGCTGCTGCAGGAACTGCGCGAGGAACGGCAAAACCCTTCGCGCGACCCTGCCGTGGAGGAAGACCTGCTGACGCACGTGGAGCAGAACCTGGCAAAGATATTTTTCCATGGGAAGCGGGCCGACAGCATCGTCAAGAATATGCTGGAGCACTCCAGGGCCTCGGGAGGCGAAAAGCGGCCCATTGAGCTAAACGCCCTGGCTGAGGAGCACCTGCGCCTCGCCTACCACGGCCTGCGGGCAAAGGACAAAGACTTCAACGCCAAACTGGAGACATGCTTTGATCCGCAGCTGGGCAGGGTGGAAGTGGCGCCGCAGGAGATAGGCCTGGTGCTGATCAACCTATTCAACAACGCCTTTTATGCAGTGCAGCAGAAGATGCGGCAGGCCTGCCCCGGTTACCAGCCGCTGGTGCAGGTAAGCACGCGCAGGTATGAAGACCATTTCGAGATAAAAGTGAGAGACAACGGCACGGGCATCCCCGAAAGCGTGATGAAGAAGATTTTCCAGCCTTTTTTCACCACCAAACCCACCGGCTACGGCACCGGGCTCGGCCTGTCCCTCAGCTACGACATCATTACGAAGGGCCACGGGGGCGAGCTGCTGGTGGAGTCGGAAGAGGGGTCATACACGGAGTTCACGGTGAAACTGCCGCTTGTTGCTGCGCCCGCCGGGAGTGGCGAGGACGAGACGTGA
- a CDS encoding HAD family hydrolase gives MAQSEEELKVVVFDLNKTFYNKSSKDKFYEFICTKRPKRVGYFFQMTYYKLLRKLHQIRKTEFKENFFNYLDKIPPEQVEAYATEFWEKEYPENFNKELKEHFDSLKRQGVRLFCATGGLELYVAPLFRLYEIDGYAGTQVAYDGETYKVLGKACKDEEKVCRIEKHFADKPFRVTEAYSDSKEDILDMAEKAFVLKDKKIKPYPK, from the coding sequence ATGGCACAAAGCGAAGAAGAATTGAAGGTAGTTGTTTTCGACCTGAACAAGACTTTTTACAACAAGAGTTCGAAAGACAAGTTTTACGAGTTTATCTGCACCAAGCGGCCAAAGCGGGTGGGGTATTTCTTCCAGATGACATACTACAAGCTGCTGCGCAAACTCCACCAGATCAGGAAAACAGAGTTCAAGGAGAATTTCTTTAACTACCTCGATAAAATTCCGCCGGAGCAGGTGGAGGCCTACGCCACGGAGTTCTGGGAGAAAGAGTACCCCGAAAATTTCAACAAGGAGCTGAAAGAGCACTTCGACAGCTTGAAGAGGCAAGGCGTGAGGCTCTTCTGCGCGACAGGGGGGCTGGAGCTGTATGTGGCACCGCTTTTCCGGCTATATGAAATAGACGGCTACGCCGGAACGCAGGTGGCGTACGACGGTGAAACTTACAAAGTGCTGGGCAAGGCCTGCAAAGACGAGGAAAAGGTGTGCAGGATAGAGAAGCACTTTGCGGACAAGCCCTTCAGGGTGACAGAGGCTTACTCGGATAGCAAAGAGGACATCCTGGACATGGCGGAAAAGGCCTTTGTGCTGAAAGACAAAAAGATAAAGCCTTACCCTAAATAG
- a CDS encoding sugar-binding domain-containing protein yields the protein MATTAHSNFSSTEGPEDTHAAWGAQNPLPRAVLRPNSHYLLDGEWYFALDPEDRGLREAWYLGYRYEHTANWPGSVEQHMTAAKGQLAAPWQDKVIAWYEREFERPEKVLNASPTMFQLTFGACGYETRAWLNGRLLSTIEGEEVHYGEYTSFSYEIQEDHLLPVNHLTVRIVDTMSAETTRGKQESHVYKRGGIWYQTQTGAVRSVWLETVERNRLRSRVGVVSIIEDSLIRFNLTTRIHDPGPYTIRIRIYERDEQQAEPLYTSDFNLRLNAGQKQQNMVVHAPGTQWWSPDNPHLYRLVAELIDANGYSAKIVAHFGLRKFEARGRYLYLNNKSIYIDGILYQPGTSTYEETRRHMFAMKELGCNLVRVHIAGIDPRIYNLADSIGLLLWVEVPSPHSSTQKSRENHWAELLRMLALIETNPSVVIWSLYNEDWGAQDIATNPDTRQYIINTYHYMKIRHPQFLVVDNDGWQHISFEGKLKSDILTAHLYTPELERWRELLDALTQGQLEGVAAFPLVVGDPYFYRGQSPLIVSEWGGFGFADYGGPQGPGERAERIRAYKQELRNRPIAGDVYTQATDIEDERNGIIEPLTGKLLVPAGLLRSREGD from the coding sequence ATGGCTACTACAGCACATTCTAATTTTAGCTCTACCGAAGGTCCAGAGGACACTCACGCTGCCTGGGGCGCTCAGAACCCGCTGCCCCGGGCGGTGCTGCGCCCTAACTCGCACTACCTGCTGGATGGGGAGTGGTACTTTGCCCTGGACCCGGAGGACCGTGGCCTGCGCGAGGCCTGGTATCTGGGCTACAGGTATGAACACACCGCCAACTGGCCGGGCTCCGTAGAGCAGCATATGACAGCGGCCAAGGGCCAACTGGCGGCCCCGTGGCAGGACAAAGTGATTGCCTGGTATGAGCGTGAGTTCGAACGCCCTGAAAAAGTACTGAACGCATCCCCAACCATGTTCCAGCTTACCTTCGGAGCCTGCGGCTACGAGACCCGCGCGTGGCTGAACGGCCGCCTGCTGAGCACCATTGAGGGGGAAGAGGTGCATTACGGGGAGTACACCTCCTTCTCATACGAGATACAGGAAGACCACCTGCTGCCCGTGAACCACCTGACCGTGCGCATTGTGGACACGATGAGCGCAGAAACCACGCGGGGCAAGCAGGAATCGCATGTGTACAAGCGGGGCGGCATCTGGTACCAGACACAGACCGGGGCCGTGCGCAGTGTCTGGCTGGAGACCGTGGAGCGCAACCGGCTCCGGTCACGGGTGGGCGTGGTGAGCATCATCGAAGACTCCCTCATCCGCTTCAACCTGACAACGCGCATCCACGACCCGGGGCCCTACACCATCCGTATCCGGATATATGAGCGTGACGAGCAGCAGGCAGAACCCCTCTATACCTCCGACTTTAACCTGCGCCTGAACGCCGGGCAGAAACAGCAGAACATGGTGGTACACGCACCCGGCACCCAGTGGTGGTCGCCGGACAACCCGCACCTATACCGCCTGGTGGCGGAGCTGATTGACGCCAACGGGTACTCCGCAAAGATCGTGGCGCACTTCGGGCTGCGTAAGTTTGAGGCCAGGGGCCGCTACCTCTACCTCAACAACAAGTCCATCTACATAGACGGCATCCTGTATCAGCCCGGCACCTCCACCTATGAGGAGACGCGGCGCCATATGTTCGCAATGAAGGAACTGGGCTGCAACCTGGTGCGGGTGCACATCGCCGGAATCGATCCCCGCATTTATAACCTTGCCGACAGCATAGGGCTGCTGCTGTGGGTGGAGGTGCCCAGCCCACACAGCTCTACCCAGAAAAGCCGGGAGAACCACTGGGCCGAGCTGCTCCGGATGCTCGCCCTGATCGAGACAAACCCTTCGGTGGTGATCTGGAGCCTGTATAACGAGGACTGGGGAGCCCAGGACATCGCCACCAACCCGGACACGCGCCAGTACATCATCAATACCTACCACTATATGAAAATCCGGCACCCGCAGTTTCTGGTGGTCGACAACGATGGCTGGCAGCATATCTCGTTCGAGGGAAAGCTGAAGTCCGATATCCTGACAGCCCATTTATATACCCCGGAACTGGAAAGGTGGCGGGAGTTGCTCGATGCCCTGACGCAGGGGCAACTGGAGGGCGTGGCGGCTTTCCCGCTGGTGGTCGGAGACCCCTACTTTTACAGGGGGCAGTCGCCGCTGATTGTGAGCGAGTGGGGCGGCTTCGGGTTTGCTGACTACGGAGGGCCGCAGGGGCCGGGGGAGCGGGCGGAGCGCATCCGCGCCTACAAGCAGGAACTCCGCAACCGCCCAATTGCCGGTGATGTCTACACCCAGGCCACCGACATCGAAGACGAGCGCAACGGCATCATTGAGCCTCTTACCGGCAAGTTGCTGGTGCCCGCTGGCCTGCTCCGCTCGCGGGAGGGGGACTAA